In a single window of the Papaver somniferum cultivar HN1 chromosome 8, ASM357369v1, whole genome shotgun sequence genome:
- the LOC113305058 gene encoding uncharacterized protein LOC113305058 → MTGKESGKDSTYNGERKIDPSSLYYLHPSDHTCMVISPVKLNGDNYEEWFRSMRNAFRARRKYSFLDGNITQPKEDDPDIEDWWSVNSMLIVWIATSIESNLRSTITYYEKAKELWDDLKQRFSIGNGPRMMQLRSNLAKCKQDGQAIAAYFGRLKFFWEELSNHVKPPLCRCNKCTCLLAAQWNKQREEERVHRFFMGLDDIIYGTVLSHIISQDPLYSLSRVYALVVQEERHQTIARTRDVREEAVGFALQAPKTAKGPVARMSTTSANKPTCKNCGKSGHEMENCFRLVGYPDWWLEKHGKRNGGGLQQGSNNRKGKPSLVVANAANFPTGGGENFSGIFVSTQDRTTLMNTLTDSQLMAIENMLNPSNKEISKEKQSGKGILDSEASRHMTGRKDLLLHLQQISLSPIGLPNDTYLHAQCVRTVVSGPNLKLNHVLFVSNT, encoded by the coding sequence ATGACTGGGAAAGAATCTGGGAAAGATTCGACATATAATGGTGAAAGAAAAATTGATCCATCTTCACTGTACTATCTGCATCCTTCGGATCATACATGTATGGTTATTTCCCCGGTGAAACTGAATGGTGATAACTATGAGGAATGGTTTCGATCGATGCGTAATGCGTTTCGAGCCAGAAGAAAATATTCCTTTCTGGATGGGAATATTACGCAACCTAAAGAAGATGATCCTGATATTGAAGACTGGTGGAGTGTTAATTCGATGCTTATTGTATGGATTGCTACATCCATTGAGTCGAATCTGCGATCAACAATTACTTATTATGAGAAAGCTAAAGAACTTTGGGATGATTTGAAGCAAAGATTTTCTATTGGGAATGGACCAAGGATGATGCAATTGCGTTCCAATTTAGCCAAATGCAAACAAGATGGACAGGCTATTGCTGCTTATTTTGGACGACTGaaatttttttgggaagaactTAGTAACCATGTTAAACCTCCCTTGTGTAGATGTAACAAGTGTACATGTTTGCTTGCTGCTCAGTGGAATAAACAACGAGAAGAAGAACGTGTTCATCGGTTCTTCATGGGCCTTGATGATATCATATATGGGACGGTTCTCTCTCACATAATTTCTCAAGATCCTCTCTATTCACTCAGCCGTGTATATGCATTGGTTGTGCAGGAGGAAAGGCACCAAACTATTGCTAGGACGCGTGATGTACGTGAAGAAGCCGTTGGATTTGCATTACAAGCTCCAAAGACAGCAAAGGGACCTGTTGCTAGGATGTCTACAACgtctgcaaataaaccaacttgtAAGAATTGTGGAAAATCTGGTCATGAAATGGAAAATTGTTTTAGACTCGTTGGGTATCCAGATTGGTGGCTAGAAAAACATGGGAAAAGAAACGGAGGGGGTTTGCAGCAAGGATCGAATAACAGGAAAGGAAAGCCAAGTCTTGTTGTTGCTAATGCCGCTAATTTTCCTACTGGTGGAGGTGAAAATTTTAGTGGTATCTTTGTTTCAACACAAGATCGGACAACACTTATGAATACTCTCACAGATTCTCAACTGATGGCCATAGAAAATATGCTTAATCCGTCGAACAAGGAGATTTCAAAAGAGAAACAATCTGGTAAGGGGATACTTGATTCGGAGGCATCGAGACATATGACCGGACGAAAGGATTTATTACTTCACTTACAGCAGATAAGCTTGTCACCTATTGGACTTCCAAACGACACTTACTTGCACGCTCAGTGTGTGAGAACTGTTGTGTCTGGGCCTAATTTGAAACTAAATCATGTTTTATTTGTTTCTAACACTTAG